Below is a window of Pseudodesulfovibrio sp. 5S69 DNA.
AGCCATCAAGCTGTTCCGGGGGTAGGCTGTGGATTTGCAATACATCGACCTCGCCCTGCGCATTGTCCAGATCGTTGTCCTGCCCATTCTCGGCGTGTTGCTCAAGCTCCTGCTGGACCAACGCAAGCAGCTCTCCGAACTCGACAAGCGGGTAACCACCACCGAAGCCTGCCTGAAGAACGTCCCCAGCGAAGAGGCCTTGCACGAACTTGCCCTGACCATTCGCGGTTTCGGCGGAGACCTACGCGTCGCCGTTGAAAAGATCGAAGGCATGGGCCGCATTGTGGGCCGCCTGGAAAAAGTCGTCACCCGCCACGAAGACTACATGCTCAACGGAGGAAAATCATGAGCTACGGAAACGTCGTGGCCGAGCATCTGCGCCTCACCATCCTGCGCCTGCTGGCCGAACAACCCGACTACACCCTGAACGACAGCCTGATCCGCGACATGGTGCCGGATTTCGGGTTCCGCCCGTCGCGCGATGTCATCCGCAGCCAGCTCGCGTGGCTGGACGAGCAAGGGCTGGTCGGTGTGACCCAAAACGGCGGCTGCCGAGTCGCCCACCTGACTGAACGAGGCGAGGAGGTAGCCAAGGGCTACGCCACCGTCCCCGGCGTCAAGCGCCCCTCTCCTGGAGGCGAGTAGCGTGGAACGCATCGGACGCGAATACCCGCCCGAAGCCGTATGGGAAGCGCAGGAACTCTACTGCGTGGCCCGCCTGACGTTTGAGAAGGTCGCCGAGGAAACTGGGGTGGCCGCGTCCACGCTCAAGCGCTGGGCCGCCACCTACGACTGGCGCGGCAAGCGGGAGAAGCTCGCCCAGGCCGAGGCCGACCTTGCCGCCGACACCATCCTGGCCCGCTCTGTGATGCTCAAGAAGCTCATCAAGAGCCAGAACGCCCAGGACGGCTTTGCGGTCTCGGCGCTGGAAAGCCTCGCCATGAAGCAGGCCGAAGCGGCCCGCGCCCAGAAGCTCATGAGCGCGGTCAAGCAGAACGAGTTGCGCCCGATCCGCACCCCAGATGAAGCGGTCGCCGCCCTGGAGGAA
It encodes the following:
- a CDS encoding ArsR family transcriptional regulator; translation: MSYGNVVAEHLRLTILRLLAEQPDYTLNDSLIRDMVPDFGFRPSRDVIRSQLAWLDEQGLVGVTQNGGCRVAHLTERGEEVAKGYATVPGVKRPSPGGE
- a CDS encoding DUF2730 family protein; its protein translation is MDLQYIDLALRIVQIVVLPILGVLLKLLLDQRKQLSELDKRVTTTEACLKNVPSEEALHELALTIRGFGGDLRVAVEKIEGMGRIVGRLEKVVTRHEDYMLNGGKS